In a single window of the Acyrthosiphon pisum isolate AL4f chromosome X, pea_aphid_22Mar2018_4r6ur, whole genome shotgun sequence genome:
- the LOC100574933 gene encoding PAX-interacting protein 1-like isoform X1, with amino-acid sequence MPPSTVTIFSCSICFEPLGESTSCFVKCGHVFHLDCIEEWFYRSETQEHSCPNCRIIVEPIITLNPLINESYKLITTEELDSLRRKLNDACEKNLNDKFKETVLTSKLYTSKNHLKKSRIAVDNVVNALFSHDLKRKKDRLADYKFNEERSKRILLQKEVYNYQARITSEFNELKSEIENLKLKKLDIQSKNHDFKQPSTSSKKARRENALPCQIQSPKLQPSTDGFLSNCHFWVVNEYKKISGATNHQYFNENRIMEHGGTVAYHYTNMVTHVIGISSKNADVILGLNQHKKCVTDYWLSDIIGEKKMKKPWMVHHFPIPYSVDELPYEHKQIAIANFQIDEYHKIKAMVEITGATVINKISSSTFIVISLKLEGEMIKKALSLKIPVVNVQWITDILLGEEIGLKHFKRKKYQKFDLRNPYRMNYKKVSTLMEAWDKRPKVPTFKIPNKKIVEPTMTNKRIKTCVIQELLQSGVNNGDGNSSFRTTSILSIPMATESRIISPNGEIDEQEIKKGEQIKINNNH; translated from the exons ATGCCGCCATCAACAG tgacaaTCTTCTCTTGCTCAATTTGTTTTGAACCTTTAGGAGAATCTACGTCTTGCTTTGTAAAATGTGGACACGTATTCCACCTTGATTGTATTGAGGAATGGTTTTATAG ATCAGAGACACAGGAACACTCATGTCCAAATTGTAGAATCATTGTAGAACCAATAATCACACTTAATCCATTGATCAATGAAAGCTATAAACTTATAACCACAGAAGAACTGGATTCgttacg taggaaATTAAATGATGcttgtgaaaaaaatttaaacgacAAGTTCAAAGAGACAGTGCTCACATCAAAACTGTATACCTCGAAGAATCACTTAAAAAAAAGCCGTATTGCTGTTGATAATGTAGTTAATGCCTTATTTTCACATGACCTTAAAAGAAAGAAGGA TAGACTTGCAGATTACAAATTTAACGAAGAGCGAAGTAAGAGAATATTATTGCAAAAAGAGGTATACAATTACCAGGCAAGGATTACGTCTGAgttcaa cgaattaaaatctgaaatagaaaacttaaaattgaaaaagttgGATATTCAAAGTAAAAATCATGATTTTAAACAGCCAAGTACATCATCAAag AAAGCTAGAAGGGAAAATGCACTTCCATGTCAAATACAGTCTCCTAAGTTACAGC CATCCACTGATGGTTTTCTTTCAAATTGTCATTTTTGGGTCgtcaatgaatataaaaaaatatctggaGCGACCAATcaccaatattttaatgaaaaccgTATTATGGAGCATGGTGGAACCGttgcatatcattatacaaatatggTTACACATGTGATTGGTATCTCCAGCAAAAATGCAGAcgttatttta GGTTTAAATCAACATAAAAAATGTGTCACTGATTACTGGCTCAGTGACATTATTGGagaaaagaaaatgaaaaaacctTGGATGGTTCATCATTTTCCAATACCTTACAG tGTAGATGAATTACCATATGAACACAAACAAATAGCGATTGCTAATTTTCAAATAGatgaatatcataaaattaaagcTATGGTTGAAATTACTGGGGCTACAGTAATCAATAAAATTTCGAGCAGTACTTTCATTGTAATTAGTCTAAa atTAGAAGgtgaaatgataaaaaaagctttatcattaaaaatacctGTGGTTAACGTGCAATGGATAACTGATATACTTCTTGGTGAAGAAATTGGTTTAAAACACTTTAAGcgtaaaaaataccaaaaatttgaTTTGCGCAATCCATACAGaatgaattacaaaaaagtATCAACTTTAATgg aggcTTGGGACAAGCGTCCGAAAGTTCctacttttaaaataccaaataaaaaaattgttgagcCTACTATGacaaataaaagaataaaaacctGTGTTATTCAAGAACTTTTACAATCTGGTGTTAATAATGGTGATGGCAATAGCAGCTTTAGAACCACTTCTATTTTATCTATACCTATGGCAACTGAATCACGTATAATATCTCCGAACGGTGAAATAGACGAGCAAGAAATCAAAAAGG gagaacaaataaagataaataacaATCATTGA
- the LOC100161994 gene encoding histone deacetylase complex subunit SAP30 homolog: MNQNGFSTGEEESRGPLDMICCLQDDGFRCQRQAGTASYTKKIRDTVRQFKLHLDAVARHTYICDHHKSMIQSARTLKPSSQDEGPEIDFSQLPMNTLRRYIKHFKVVTKPNLNKAQMAKTLVNHLKTMSVNEKEALTFFIYTIKTNGNKLDQKNGNKNSDTPS; encoded by the exons atgAACCAAAACGGTTTTAGTACTGGTGAAGAAGAATCACGTGGCCCACTTGATATGATATGCTGTTTACAAGACGACGGATTTCGGTGTCAACGACAAGCTGGAACTGCttcttatactaaaaaaattcgCGACACTGTCAGACAATTTAAGTTACATTTGGATGCTGtc gcgAGACACACCTATATTTGTGATCATCACAAGAGTATGATTCAAAGCGCTAGAACGCTAAAACCATCTAGTCAAGATGAAGGACCAGAGATAGACTTTTCACAGCTACCGATGAATACGCTTAGGcgttatataaaacatttcaaaGTAGTGACCAAACCGAATCTGAATAAAGCCCAAATGGCaaag ACTTTggtaaaccatttaaaaacaatgtcaGTTAACGAAAAAGAAGCCCTTACATTCTTCATATACACAATCAAGACGAATGGCAACAAATTGGatcaaaaaaatggaaataaaaattcagATACACCGTCATAG
- the LOC103311716 gene encoding ATP-dependent DNA helicase Q5-like has product MADYDHIPNADAEHSIVNTMLNYYFRHRHFKNTTQKDAIFNIMKRESDVIVSLPKGHGRTLCFQFPIVICQQKVSIVFVGLSSRMQIARLNRREVHVEIIDARTSLEEFDNIKNSINDLSYITSSLNSMLYVTTDVVPSVNFLNLFHYLIERNSIGYIVVDTSYCENDWISGQTDKYYALRRLRNTYLHIPWIVTTQKASYEIASCITSTLCLRTQRPDTLGDSIPWFTMNIEDDDDDDELVDR; this is encoded by the exons ATGGCAGATTACGACCACATCCCAAACGCTGACGCGGAACATTCTATCGTTAACACCATGCTGAACTATTATTTCCGACACCGGCATTTCAAAAACACAACCCAGAAAGatgcaatatttaatataatgaaga GAGAATCCGACGTAATTGTTTCGTTGCCAAAGGGACATGGTAGGACTTTATGCTTTCAATTTCCTATAGTCATATGCCAGCAAAAAGTCTCAATAGTTTTTGTTGGTCTATCGTCACGG ATGCAGATAGCCCGTTTGAATCGTAGAGAAGTTCACGTAGAAATCATTGATGCAAGGACGTCTTTGGAAGAATTCGATAACATAAAAAACAGTATAAATGATTTATCCTATATAACAAGTTCACTAAATAGTATGCTCTATGTGACAACCGATGTAGTCCCTAGTGTTAACTTCTTG aacttatttcattatttaattgagAGGAATAGTATAGGGTATATAGTTGTTGACACATCATACTGTGAAAATGACTGGATATCCGGTCAGACAGATAAGTATTACGCATTACGTAGACTCCGAAATACATACTTGCATATCCCTTGGATAGTCACAACCCAAAAAGCCAGTTAcgaa ATCGCCAGTTGCATAACTTCTACACTGTGTCTTAGAACTCAAAGACCTGATACCCTCGGGGATTCTATACCCTGGTTTACTATGAATATtgaagatgatgatgatgatgatgaactAGTCGACCGTTGA
- the LOC100574933 gene encoding PAX-interacting protein 1-like isoform X2: MPPSTVTIFSCSICFEPLGESTSCFVKCGHVFHLDCIEEWFYRSETQEHSCPNCRIIVEPIITLNPLINESYKLITTEELDSLRKLNDACEKNLNDKFKETVLTSKLYTSKNHLKKSRIAVDNVVNALFSHDLKRKKDRLADYKFNEERSKRILLQKEVYNYQARITSEFNELKSEIENLKLKKLDIQSKNHDFKQPSTSSKKARRENALPCQIQSPKLQPSTDGFLSNCHFWVVNEYKKISGATNHQYFNENRIMEHGGTVAYHYTNMVTHVIGISSKNADVILGLNQHKKCVTDYWLSDIIGEKKMKKPWMVHHFPIPYSVDELPYEHKQIAIANFQIDEYHKIKAMVEITGATVINKISSSTFIVISLKLEGEMIKKALSLKIPVVNVQWITDILLGEEIGLKHFKRKKYQKFDLRNPYRMNYKKVSTLMEAWDKRPKVPTFKIPNKKIVEPTMTNKRIKTCVIQELLQSGVNNGDGNSSFRTTSILSIPMATESRIISPNGEIDEQEIKKGEQIKINNNH; the protein is encoded by the exons ATGCCGCCATCAACAG tgacaaTCTTCTCTTGCTCAATTTGTTTTGAACCTTTAGGAGAATCTACGTCTTGCTTTGTAAAATGTGGACACGTATTCCACCTTGATTGTATTGAGGAATGGTTTTATAG ATCAGAGACACAGGAACACTCATGTCCAAATTGTAGAATCATTGTAGAACCAATAATCACACTTAATCCATTGATCAATGAAAGCTATAAACTTATAACCACAGAAGAACTGGATTCgttacg gaaATTAAATGATGcttgtgaaaaaaatttaaacgacAAGTTCAAAGAGACAGTGCTCACATCAAAACTGTATACCTCGAAGAATCACTTAAAAAAAAGCCGTATTGCTGTTGATAATGTAGTTAATGCCTTATTTTCACATGACCTTAAAAGAAAGAAGGA TAGACTTGCAGATTACAAATTTAACGAAGAGCGAAGTAAGAGAATATTATTGCAAAAAGAGGTATACAATTACCAGGCAAGGATTACGTCTGAgttcaa cgaattaaaatctgaaatagaaaacttaaaattgaaaaagttgGATATTCAAAGTAAAAATCATGATTTTAAACAGCCAAGTACATCATCAAag AAAGCTAGAAGGGAAAATGCACTTCCATGTCAAATACAGTCTCCTAAGTTACAGC CATCCACTGATGGTTTTCTTTCAAATTGTCATTTTTGGGTCgtcaatgaatataaaaaaatatctggaGCGACCAATcaccaatattttaatgaaaaccgTATTATGGAGCATGGTGGAACCGttgcatatcattatacaaatatggTTACACATGTGATTGGTATCTCCAGCAAAAATGCAGAcgttatttta GGTTTAAATCAACATAAAAAATGTGTCACTGATTACTGGCTCAGTGACATTATTGGagaaaagaaaatgaaaaaacctTGGATGGTTCATCATTTTCCAATACCTTACAG tGTAGATGAATTACCATATGAACACAAACAAATAGCGATTGCTAATTTTCAAATAGatgaatatcataaaattaaagcTATGGTTGAAATTACTGGGGCTACAGTAATCAATAAAATTTCGAGCAGTACTTTCATTGTAATTAGTCTAAa atTAGAAGgtgaaatgataaaaaaagctttatcattaaaaatacctGTGGTTAACGTGCAATGGATAACTGATATACTTCTTGGTGAAGAAATTGGTTTAAAACACTTTAAGcgtaaaaaataccaaaaatttgaTTTGCGCAATCCATACAGaatgaattacaaaaaagtATCAACTTTAATgg aggcTTGGGACAAGCGTCCGAAAGTTCctacttttaaaataccaaataaaaaaattgttgagcCTACTATGacaaataaaagaataaaaacctGTGTTATTCAAGAACTTTTACAATCTGGTGTTAATAATGGTGATGGCAATAGCAGCTTTAGAACCACTTCTATTTTATCTATACCTATGGCAACTGAATCACGTATAATATCTCCGAACGGTGAAATAGACGAGCAAGAAATCAAAAAGG gagaacaaataaagataaataacaATCATTGA
- the LOC100574933 gene encoding PAX-interacting protein 1-like isoform X3 — protein MPPSTVTIFSCSICFEPLGESTSCFVKCGHVFHLDCIEEWFYRSETQEHSCPNCRIIVEPIITLNPLINESYKLITTEELDSLRRKLNDACEKNLNDKFKETVLTSKLYTSKNHLKKSRIAVDNVVNALFSHDLKRKKELADYKFNEERSKRILLQKEVYNYQARITSEFNELKSEIENLKLKKLDIQSKNHDFKQPSTSSKKARRENALPCQIQSPKLQPSTDGFLSNCHFWVVNEYKKISGATNHQYFNENRIMEHGGTVAYHYTNMVTHVIGISSKNADVILGLNQHKKCVTDYWLSDIIGEKKMKKPWMVHHFPIPYSVDELPYEHKQIAIANFQIDEYHKIKAMVEITGATVINKISSSTFIVISLKLEGEMIKKALSLKIPVVNVQWITDILLGEEIGLKHFKRKKYQKFDLRNPYRMNYKKVSTLMEAWDKRPKVPTFKIPNKKIVEPTMTNKRIKTCVIQELLQSGVNNGDGNSSFRTTSILSIPMATESRIISPNGEIDEQEIKKGEQIKINNNH, from the exons ATGCCGCCATCAACAG tgacaaTCTTCTCTTGCTCAATTTGTTTTGAACCTTTAGGAGAATCTACGTCTTGCTTTGTAAAATGTGGACACGTATTCCACCTTGATTGTATTGAGGAATGGTTTTATAG ATCAGAGACACAGGAACACTCATGTCCAAATTGTAGAATCATTGTAGAACCAATAATCACACTTAATCCATTGATCAATGAAAGCTATAAACTTATAACCACAGAAGAACTGGATTCgttacg taggaaATTAAATGATGcttgtgaaaaaaatttaaacgacAAGTTCAAAGAGACAGTGCTCACATCAAAACTGTATACCTCGAAGAATCACTTAAAAAAAAGCCGTATTGCTGTTGATAATGTAGTTAATGCCTTATTTTCACATGACCTTAAAAGAAAGAAGGA ACTTGCAGATTACAAATTTAACGAAGAGCGAAGTAAGAGAATATTATTGCAAAAAGAGGTATACAATTACCAGGCAAGGATTACGTCTGAgttcaa cgaattaaaatctgaaatagaaaacttaaaattgaaaaagttgGATATTCAAAGTAAAAATCATGATTTTAAACAGCCAAGTACATCATCAAag AAAGCTAGAAGGGAAAATGCACTTCCATGTCAAATACAGTCTCCTAAGTTACAGC CATCCACTGATGGTTTTCTTTCAAATTGTCATTTTTGGGTCgtcaatgaatataaaaaaatatctggaGCGACCAATcaccaatattttaatgaaaaccgTATTATGGAGCATGGTGGAACCGttgcatatcattatacaaatatggTTACACATGTGATTGGTATCTCCAGCAAAAATGCAGAcgttatttta GGTTTAAATCAACATAAAAAATGTGTCACTGATTACTGGCTCAGTGACATTATTGGagaaaagaaaatgaaaaaacctTGGATGGTTCATCATTTTCCAATACCTTACAG tGTAGATGAATTACCATATGAACACAAACAAATAGCGATTGCTAATTTTCAAATAGatgaatatcataaaattaaagcTATGGTTGAAATTACTGGGGCTACAGTAATCAATAAAATTTCGAGCAGTACTTTCATTGTAATTAGTCTAAa atTAGAAGgtgaaatgataaaaaaagctttatcattaaaaatacctGTGGTTAACGTGCAATGGATAACTGATATACTTCTTGGTGAAGAAATTGGTTTAAAACACTTTAAGcgtaaaaaataccaaaaatttgaTTTGCGCAATCCATACAGaatgaattacaaaaaagtATCAACTTTAATgg aggcTTGGGACAAGCGTCCGAAAGTTCctacttttaaaataccaaataaaaaaattgttgagcCTACTATGacaaataaaagaataaaaacctGTGTTATTCAAGAACTTTTACAATCTGGTGTTAATAATGGTGATGGCAATAGCAGCTTTAGAACCACTTCTATTTTATCTATACCTATGGCAACTGAATCACGTATAATATCTCCGAACGGTGAAATAGACGAGCAAGAAATCAAAAAGG gagaacaaataaagataaataacaATCATTGA